One Agelaius phoeniceus isolate bAgePho1 chromosome 6, bAgePho1.hap1, whole genome shotgun sequence DNA window includes the following coding sequences:
- the AHSA1 gene encoding activator of 90 kDa heat shock protein ATPase homolog 1 → MAKWGEGDPRWIVEQRADATNVNNWHWTERDASNWSTERLKALLLPVRVEGEEGACEVTEVSKLDGEASINNRKGKLIFFYEWAIKLAWTGTSKTGVKYKGYVEIPNLSDENDIDEVEILVSLAKDEPETNLKTLMKQEGAKKIRDAMKTYISTLKTEFTQGMILPTVNGEHTETAPQVAPKAEERKTAARSSTAIPQSKSIGVKIPTCKISLKDTFLTSPEELYRVFVTQEMVQAFTHAQATLEADKGGKFQLLDGSVTGEFVDLVPEKQLVMKWRFKSWPAGHFATITLNFNDKGGETEVCLEGKGVPASEEERTKQGWQRYYFEGIKQTFGYGARLF, encoded by the exons ATGGCCAAGTGGGGGGAGGGAGACCCGCGCTGGATCGTGGAGCAGCGGGCCGACGCCACCAACGTCAATAACTGGCACTG GACAGAGAGGGATGCCTCCAACTGGTCCACGGAGCGGCTGAAAGCTCTCCTCCTGCCTGTCAGGGTGGAGGGTGAAGAAGGGGCATGTGAGGTGACAGAAGTGAGCAAACTGGATGGAGAGGCCTCCATCAACAACCGCAAAGGGAAACTTATCTTCTTCTATGAGTGGGCTATCAAGCTGGCGTGGACTG GCACCTCAAAGACAGGAGTGAAGTACAAAGGTTATGTGGAGATTCCTAATCTCTCAGATGAAAACGACATCGATGAAGTTGAG ATCCTTGTCAGCCTTGCTAAAGATGAACCTGAGACTAACTTGAAGACCCTGATGAAGCAAGAGGGTGCAAAGAAAATTAGAGATGCAATGAAAACTTACATCAGCACTCTGAAAACGG AATTCACCCAGGGCATGATTTTGCCCACAGTGAATGGTGAACATACGGAAACAGCACCTCAGGTGGCTCCTAAAGCAGAAGAGCGCAAG AcggctgccaggagcagcactgccatACCACAGTCCAAATCCATAGGAGTCAAGATCCCTACCTGTAAGATCAGTTTGAAGGACACCTTCTTAACGTCTCCTGAGGAGCTCTACCGGGTATTTGTTACTCAGGAG ATGGTCCAAGCTTTCACCCACGCACAAGCCACCTTGGAGGCCGATAAAGGAGGCAAGTTTCAGTTGCTGGATGGCAGTGTCACAGGAGAGTTTGTTGACCTA GTTCCTGAGAAGCAACTTGTTATGAAATGGAGATTTAAATCTTGGCCAGCTG GGCACTTTGCAACCATTACCTTGAACTTCAATGACAAAGGTGGCGAGACAGAGGTGTGCTTGGAAGGCAAGGGCGTTCCTGCCAGTGAGGAAGAAAGAACAAAGCAAGGCTGGCAGCGCTACTACTTCGAGGGCATTAAACAGACATTTGGTTATGGTGCTCGCTTGTTTTAA